Proteins from a genomic interval of Clostridiales bacterium:
- a CDS encoding tyrosine-type recombinase/integrase has product MNSRKRTNGTGSAVYLGDKRKNPWGARITLGWDISGHVIRHFLGFFPNKLDALLCLQDYHNNPKQIYIPEDKYNRIKFIATSVVSPIIPTKNKRSKILKESISKKYYTFWKIYEEFSAIKFPTEEEKKQEKARNIKVLGKFSYGHARHLRSAGLYASQLHDFVYAELKTSHFQTIINKAAKEGYSHRFCEYLITLFKNLDQYAIQEAIISTGFSKYLTNPALQGKRKVKTIFSAQEIIALHEYTPKTSIQELCRDLFIFALYTGCRPNEIFFTKTVNIHLEEKYFITGSKTLAGKNREIPIHPEAAKIIEKYYIPTNEFLFMHNRKVISPDSFILHFRNFFASDPRMGKHTMHECRHTFRTELERLNIKQVTINAILGHKNNDVGLDVYTHVTLEDKISAVSLIDYKTNPNLILFNKDDHL; this is encoded by the coding sequence ATGAACTCGAGAAAACGTACAAACGGGACTGGATCTGCCGTATATTTAGGCGATAAAAGGAAAAATCCCTGGGGCGCAAGAATTACCTTAGGCTGGGACATTTCAGGACATGTCATAAGACATTTCTTAGGATTTTTCCCGAATAAGCTAGACGCACTTCTTTGTTTACAAGACTACCATAACAATCCCAAGCAAATATATATACCTGAAGATAAATATAATAGGATCAAATTTATAGCAACCTCAGTTGTCTCCCCTATCATTCCCACAAAGAACAAGCGCTCTAAAATACTAAAAGAATCAATTTCTAAAAAATATTATACTTTTTGGAAGATATATGAAGAGTTTTCTGCCATTAAGTTCCCTACCGAAGAGGAAAAGAAGCAAGAAAAGGCACGAAATATCAAAGTCCTAGGTAAATTTAGCTATGGTCATGCTAGACATTTGCGTTCTGCGGGGCTTTACGCATCACAATTACACGACTTCGTGTATGCAGAACTAAAAACATCTCATTTCCAAACTATAATAAATAAAGCTGCCAAGGAAGGATATTCTCATCGTTTTTGTGAATATCTAATTACGCTGTTTAAGAACTTAGACCAATATGCTATCCAAGAAGCCATTATATCAACGGGATTTTCCAAGTATCTAACCAATCCTGCCCTACAAGGGAAAAGAAAAGTCAAAACTATCTTTAGCGCACAGGAAATTATCGCTCTACACGAATATACCCCTAAAACCTCGATCCAGGAACTCTGTCGAGATCTATTTATTTTTGCTTTATATACGGGATGTCGTCCCAATGAAATTTTCTTTACAAAAACTGTAAATATACATCTAGAAGAGAAATATTTTATTACAGGTTCTAAAACACTTGCTGGGAAAAATAGGGAAATTCCTATTCATCCTGAAGCTGCAAAAATAATAGAAAAATACTATATTCCAACAAACGAGTTTTTGTTCATGCATAATAGAAAAGTCATAAGCCCAGACTCCTTTATCCTACACTTCAGGAATTTTTTTGCAAGCGATCCTAGGATGGGCAAACATACTATGCACGAATGTAGACATACCTTTAGAACTGAGCTAGAACGACTAAATATAAAACAAGTCACAATAAATGCAATTCTGGGACATAAAAACAACGATGTTGGTCTTGATGTGTACACTCATGTAACACTAGAAGATAAAATATCTGCAGTAAGCTTAATTGACTATAAAACAAATCCAAATCTCATTCTATTTAATAAAGATGATCATCTTTAA